DNA sequence from the Bacteroidota bacterium genome:
AATTTCGTTCAAAATTCAAAAAATAGAGTTAATTGCTTTACTCCGGGTATGATTTGGAATGATAGTAATGGGAACGCTATTAATGCCCACGGTGGAGGAGTCCTGTTTTATAAAAAGACTTATTATTGGTTTGGTGAATATAAAGTTGCCGGAAAGATTGGAAATTCAGCCCAGGTCGGAATAAGCTGCTATTCTTCAAAAGATCTGATTCACTGGAAAGATGAGGGTATTGTTTTTAAAGTAGATGAAAATGGCAGCAATTCCGATATTGAAAAAGGGTGTATTATCGAGCGGCCCAAAGTTGTTTTTAATAAAAAAACTGGCAAATTCGTGATGTGGTTTCATCTTGAACTTAAGGGGAAAGGCTACGGGGCTGCTTTGGCTTCTGTGGCTGTTAGTGATGAGGTAATCGGACCCTACAAATATCTTAGGTCATATCGTCCCGATGCCGGACAGTGGCCCATTAATTTTAAAGAT
Encoded proteins:
- a CDS encoding glycoside hydrolase family 43 protein, translating into MMNRKIFKNDIIDLRLLFSIVLLGFFSLPVDLDAAVTNFVQNSKNRVNCFTPGMIWNDSNGNAINAHGGGVLFYKKTYYWFGEYKVAGKIGNSAQVGISCYSSKDLIHWKDEGIVFKVDENGSNSDIEKGCIIERPKVVFNKKTGKFVMWFHLELKGKGYGAALASVAVSDEVIGPYKYLRSYRPDAGQWPINFKDEWKQKSDGEDTLKWWTNSWTNAVINGLFVRNDFQKGQMSRDMTIFEDDNEKAYLVSSSEENLTLHISELSDDYLSFTGKWKRILPAGHNEAPA